In Mucilaginibacter sp. KACC 22063, the genomic stretch AAGTACTGATATCAGACCCGCTTGGCTGAGGCACTGTACCGCCGCCAATACTATTTAAATAGTAGTAGAAATATACTGATTGCGTTAACGCTGTGTTGTAAGCATTTTGTGCATTGCCTAATCCCCAGCGCTCGTAGGCTTCTGCCTTAAGGAAGTTAACCTCTGGTGCAGTTATTACTATACCAGGCATTTTAACGTTATTAAGAAAGGTGGTAGAGTCAACAATCGAATAATTATTAAAGGCAGTATCCTGTTGTGCCGATGTATAGGTAATAGGCATAGCACGGTATGTTTTATTCGGAACAAATTTGCCGTTAACAGTTTTGCCATACTTGTCATAAACCACAGGGATACGCGGATCATTAGCCGGTAACATCACTTTGTTCAGTTTGTAATCTGTAGCCCAATAGCTGTCTATCTCTGTTAAAGCGCTATATAAAGTACTGCTGGTAGTAGTAACTAAAGGTTGCAGTAAAACATCCGCATTTGCAGGATTGTAATTGCCGACGTTGTTACCATCAATAAGCGGATAAGCAGATGGGTTACTTAGCATGGTAGTTACCGCAGTTTTAGCAGTAGCTTCATCATAATATGAAATACGCATCAGCAAGCGTAAACGTACCGAGTTAGCATATGCCTGCCATTTTGTTAGGCTGCCATTAAGCAAAATATCTGCCTTACTGAAAGATGCCTGTGCATTGCTGCTTGGTTTTACTGTAGCAAAATAAGTAGCTGCATCATCCAGGTCTTTAATAAGGGTAGTATAAAGCGCCTTTTGATCGTCAAATACTGGGTTTTTGATGGTGCTTGCAGTTTCAAGGTTACCAGCTTGCGAGTAGGGTATATCGCCCCACATGTCTATCATTTTTGCAGCACGTTCATCAAGAACAATTTTTGCGGCCTGTAAATAAATTTGCTGATCTGCCTGATCTGCGGCTGAAAGGGTAGGGAACGCAGCCTGCATTGAACGGTATAATGCCATAGGGCCGCTTCCGTTACTTGAAGGATAATAAAAGTCGGACCAGTAATTGCCCATATAGCCATCTATCGACTGGTAAGCGGTGTTCACATTGTCGAAAGTTGTTGTTTGTGCATATACAGACACCTGAGGAAAGAAGAATGTACGCAGGTTCCAGTAGGCAGGCCTTACACGGTCGCTGTTAAGCATAGCCGTAAAAAAGCCGCTGATAATTGGTGTGGTTGATAATTCGGGGTTAAGGTAATCCTTATCAATTGTTTTTTTACATGAGCTGAACGAGACAGCCAGTAAAAGTAAAATATTGGTATATATGAATAATTTTTTCATCGTCTGATCAATTTAAACAGTTAGAAAGTTGCATTTAA encodes the following:
- a CDS encoding SusD/RagB family nutrient-binding outer membrane lipoprotein, with protein sequence MKKLFIYTNILLLLAVSFSSCKKTIDKDYLNPELSTTPIISGFFTAMLNSDRVRPAYWNLRTFFFPQVSVYAQTTTFDNVNTAYQSIDGYMGNYWSDFYYPSSNGSGPMALYRSMQAAFPTLSAADQADQQIYLQAAKIVLDERAAKMIDMWGDIPYSQAGNLETASTIKNPVFDDQKALYTTLIKDLDDAATYFATVKPSSNAQASFSKADILLNGSLTKWQAYANSVRLRLLMRISYYDEATAKTAVTTMLSNPSAYPLIDGNNVGNYNPANADVLLQPLVTTTSSTLYSALTEIDSYWATDYKLNKVMLPANDPRIPVVYDKYGKTVNGKFVPNKTYRAMPITYTSAQQDTAFNNYSIVDSTTFLNNVKMPGIVITAPEVNFLKAEAYERWGLGNAQNAYNTALTQSVYFYYYLNSIGGGTVPQPSGSDISTFLANANVAYTGSTAQKLALIYTQKWVHFGFLQSDEAWAEYRRTKYPQLTFPTQTLVNYQNPPTRLLYPSVETSYNINYSAVKAKDTRTTKIFWDIK